The genomic interval TTCAGAAGATAAAATAGCTTACAAAAAAATGTCAGAAAAAGAAGATGAAAGGCTGGCTTCATTGAACAAGCTCCCCGATTCTTCTCCCTACAAACGTTTCTTCCAGGCGGAGATACGAATGCACTGGGCATTTGCAAAAATCAAATTTGGCAATGAGATCAGTGGCTCATGGGATGTGATCAAAGCCTATCGCCTGCTTGATGAAAACCGAAAAAAATTCCCGGCTTTTCTCCCTACTTTAAAATCATTAGGGCTTCTACATATTTTAATTGGTTCAGTACCCGATAATTATACCTGGGTCACTAAAATTTTAGGTTTAAAAGGAAATATCAAATTAGGGGTTCAGGAAATAGAAACAGTCATAAGTGAAGAACCATTTTTCCACCAGGAAGCACAGTTGATAAATCTGCTGCTTCATGCTTACACGCTACAATTAAGCGAGCAGCAACTGGCCAAAATAAAACAACTACCGAAAGATCAGCCGGATAATCTGCTTTTACATTTTTTTGCGACTACAATCCTGATAAAGGAAGGAGACAGCCAAAGTGCTTCCTATTATCTTAGTTCAGCTCCTACCGGCAATACATATATTGATTTTCCTTTTTTAAATTACCTCAAAGGCGAAATAGCGTTACAACGGGGCAAATATGATAGTGCAGCGTCTTGGTATTTGCTTTTCCAGAAAGAGTATAAAGGATTTAATTACATCAAAGACAGTAACATGAAGCTGTTTATGTGCGAGTGGCTGGCTAATGATGATGTGCATGCGGATATTTATATCAAAAAAATTATCGCTGGCGGAAGTGCCATTATTGAAGGTGATAAATTCGCACAAAGCTTTGCTGAGGAATACCAATCCGGCAAAATAACTTTCCGGCAAAAAATCCTGTACCGGTCCCGATACGCAACCGATGGTGGTTTTTTAGATCAGGCAATGGATATTTTAGCTCCTTATTCAGAAAAATCATTTGTTACCCTGGAAGATAAGGCTGAATTCAATTACCGTAAGGGACGGATTTTACAAAAATCGGACAAAACAGAGCAGTCAGTCTCCTATTTTGAGCGTGCTGTTACACTTACTAAAAATTCTTCAATTGGATTTGGTGCCAGCGCTGCCTTACAATTAGGATATATATCGAAAGATAAAAAGCAAAATGTACAAGCTATTTTTTTCTTCAAAGCTGCCATGGCTTATAAGAAACATGAATACAAAAATAGCATTGACAATAAGGCACACGCTGCATTAAGCGAACTTGGACAATAATTATCCATTACTATTTTCTTCATGTTTCGTCATAGGAATCAGCGATTCTCATCCATAATTCCTATGTCAGAAAACGATTACTACAATCCAAGAAAAATCCTAACCTGGGCGGAAGAAGACCGTCCCCGCGAAAAACTTTTACTGAAAGGAAAATCAGCTTTATCCGATGCTGAACTTATTGCCATTCTGATTGGCTCAGGAACGGTTAAACTTTCTGCGGTCGATGTAGCCAAAGGTATTATGAATGGTGCATCCAATAATATCAATGACCTTGCAAAACTGAGCCTGAAAGATCTGATGAAAAACAAAGGTGTCGGAGAAGCTAAAGCCATCACAATAATAGCAGCGCTGGAACTAGGCCGCAGGCGAAAAGATACTATTGTCGAAAAACGGCGAAAAATTATGGGATCGCAGGATGTCTACAACGAAATGCGGCCTCATCTACTGGATCTCCGCCATGAAGAATTCTGGATTATTTTATTAAACAGGGCAAATGAAGTTATTCGGCCATTCCAAATCAGTATTGGCGGCGTGACAGGTACAGTAGCTGATACCAAAATGATCTTCAAAATGGCTATTGAGAATCTGGCAAGTTCCCTGATATTGGTTCACAACCATCCATCAGGTCAATTAGTACCCAGCAAAGCGGACAGAGATCTTACACGGAATATCGTTGAAGCCGGACATATTCTGGATATCCCTGTATTGGATCACATGATTTTCACGGATAATGGGTTTTATAGTTTTATTGATTCCGGGGATATGTAAAAGAAAGGTTAAGAAAGTTTAACGCTGGATTGTGATGGGTTAGCAAAGTACGCTATGGGTTTAATTAATTTGGATAATAATCCGTGGCACGGCTGTTCAATACAGCTTTGAGAATAACCGCATGGATCAGCCGTGGATACGCACTCAATTCATCATTATCAGCAAAATACAAGTCCTTCTCTGCGTGAATCCTCAATTTCAAAAAACCAGCTCCTTCTTAACCATTCCGTTCAACTCCGCATAGGGAATAGTAAATTGGATCACGCCCTTTACATACGGAGCTATTTCGTAAGGATTATAATAGAATAGGATACCATTACGGGTGAAGCTGTAATTTGCAGGCAGAAAAAACCGGTGGTTTGATAAAAAATATCCTTCTTCTTCGAGATCCTTATCTGAGGTTAATTTTTCGGTTTTCCTGAAAGCCGCCTCTACTTTCTTCAATAGTGCAGCTGTATCAGAAACAAAAGTTTTCATCTCCATTTCAGCACCCGTTTTTCCATCAAATATATGCAGCGATTTGAAACTGTTGGGATGTGCACCACCTGTAAAGGAATAATGATCTATCTGATATAAAAAAACCTTTGGAGTTACCATAATTGTATCCCCTTTCACCTCAACTTCCCAGCAACCCGGAGCATCAGGAAATTCCTTTTTAAAAGCTGCATAATTTTTCGCAAAAACTTCATACGCCGCTTTTACGCTATTTCTGGCTTCCGGATTGGAAGCAACACTTGCAGAATCGGCGTATGAATTAATTCTTTCAATAACCTTTTTATCAAGCTGAGCACTTATCTCTTTTGTGACTTCACCGGAATCAGACGGCATCCATAAATTTACCCGTACAGAAACTCCACTGTTGCTAACTGAATCACAATAGCCAAACTTTTCCTTGTTTTGTTTGCCATTATTCAGGCCAGGTACTGTTTCAGCAACTTCCTTTTTGGAAGCAGGATTACAGGATAATGTGATTGCAAAAAGTGCCAGTAAAGTAAAATATCCGGATAGACGCATTTTAAAGAAGTTAAATAGACCAGAAGGAATGTTATAGACTCATCAGCTCTTTGAAACGTATTGCCTGGCGACGGGAAATTTCAATTTTATCGCCTCCCTGCAATGTTACAAGTAATCCTCCGCTAAACCAGGGCTCAATCTTTTCAATCCAGTGCAAATTAATAATGTGTTTACGGTTAGCCCTGAAATACGTATTCGGATCAAGGCGTTCTTCCAGATTATTCAGCGATTTTAAAACAAGCGGTTTCTGGTCATCAAAGTGCAGGCGCACATAATTTCCCATTGATTCGAACAAACGAATTTTACCCAATTTTACAAACCAGCATTTTTCCCCGTCTTTTACAAAAACCTGGTCCGTTTCTCCCAATATTTTTTCTGCTCTTTCCTGTGTGGAAGGGTGAACGTCCGGCAATGCCTGATTTTCTTCAATACGATGTATCGTATCTTTTAAACGCTCATTATCAATTGGTTTTAAAAGATAATCGAGCGCATTAAACTCAAAAGCTTTAATCGCATACTCATCATAAGCCGTTGTAAAAATTACTTCCGGGCTTTTGCCCTCAATAGCGGCTAACAGCTCGAACCCATTTCTGCCTGGCATCTGAATATCAAGAAATAGCAACTCCGGCTGCAATTCTTCTATCATGATCAGCGCTTCATCGGCATTGGCAGCTTCCCCGACTATCTCAATTTTCGTATAAGGTTCCAGTAATCTTTTCAGTTCATTACGCGCAAGGCGTTCATCATCTACTATTAATGTTCTCATGGCCGGGTATTATGGTTATAAATAGTTAGTGTTATTCGTCCTTGGTTTTACTTATTATAAGGTATTCTTTATTTTAGTCATTTTCTCCAATCATAATCGCATTGTCAGAAAGTGTCGGTATCCTGACCTCCGAACATACAGTTCTTTCTGTTTCCTGAAAGATCCGGAATGATGCTCCTTTACCATATAATATAGAAAGCCGTTCCGCTGTATTTTTCAACCCTACTCCACCTGATTCCGAATTGGTTGATTCCGTCGATTCCAGATTCCCCGAATTACGAATGGTAACGAACAAAATATCATCCTCAATTTCCGAAGTAATATTAACAAATCCGCCTCCCATTTCTTTTGAAACGCCATGTTTGATTCCATTTTCAACTAGTGTTTGCAACATCATAGGTGGTACCTGCCAATAGACTGCCTGGGGATTCGTAGCGATGGAGTAATTCAGGCGGTCTTCGTAACGTACTTTTTCAAGTTCGAGATAATCCACAACAGTTTTTAGTTCTTCCTGTAAATCAACTGTTTTTCGGCGGTCGGCTAAAAGTGAATTTCGTAAAATATTGGATAATTGCGTAATACTGATCTGCGCTTTTGCAGGATCTTCAAAAACCAATGCGCGGATGCTGTTTAATGCATTAAATGTAAAATGCGGATTGAGCTGAGAACGAAGCACTTTTGATTCTGCTTCACGCATAGACATCCTTAACATAATTTTCTCATAACCAGCCAGTCGAGTTTGCTCAACATAATGATAAACCGTATAAGACAATATCCAGGCCAGAAGATTTTTACACCAGGTAGAATAATAACCCCAAAATATAAGTGGTTGATTTAAGAGATTTTCTGCAAGTACTTTACGATCCAGAGGCTGATTGACCAGAGTCATGACCAGTCCTAAAAATAACACAGAATACAATACCCGCAATGCAAGCCGCGGAAGAGGAAGCGACGACCAGTTCCATTTCCTTATTACCAGCCGGTAAGCATGGGTTAAACCAATTCCAAGCAGGATATTGGCGATAGCCGTATAAAAAGTACCGAGATCAAAGCCAAATTCGAGTGCGTATGGAACGTACTCGAACATTATGAGCAAGGTCCATCCAATAATTTGTAAGAGCCAATAAATGCGTCTTTTGGACATGAATTAAGTTTTTCCGCCGATTATACAACAGACAAGTCACAAAAGTATACAAGCAGGCAGAAGTTACGGCTGGAAATACACCAAAGGAACCGCCCCTACACAAACGGCTTTTTACAATGTTTGAGGAATTTCCAGTGAGAGAAGATGGGTTATATCGTTTGAAAGTTCCAGCTCAAATTTCTGGGTATCGTAGGAATAATTGATTTTATACAAACATAAATTACTGTGCTCGTAATCATCCATTCTGAGCAGGGGCTCATTAAATAATACAGTTAACAACACACGCATTGCACGGCCATGCATAGCAACAAGGATATTACGTTCGTGTGGACGGGACAAAATCGTTTCAATGACAGGAATTTGCCGTGCACGAACCTGTACCGGACTTTCCCCTCCTTCTGCTGCACAGTCTATATCACCATTTCTCCACGCGGTTACAAGTTCTTTATAATAGGTGTTGTCACCAACATTTGGCTCTCTGCCTTCTCTTATCCCCCACGAAATCTCATTCAGGCCCTCATAACTCTCATGCGGAATTCCCTGTTTGATGAACCCGCGAACTGTTTGGTGTGTTCGCAGTAAATTGGAGGTATAAATTTTATCAAAAGGAACATGCTGATAAGCATTGTAAAAAGCAGTGGCCTGAGCCTCACCCCATTCATTAAGAGGAGAATTTACACCACTTCCCTGAACTACTCCTCTTCGATTAAAATCAGTTTCGCCGTGACGAATAAGATAGATAGACTTTCTTTTCAAAATAATTGTATTATTTAAATATTAATTTTTCAAATACCTTGTTTCTGATTCATTGAGCCATTACAAATTTATACATTTTTTAGATATGTTCACTACTTCCATTACACTCGATGCCATTCATTCATTAAGTAAAAATACGATTTCGCAACATTTAGGAATTGAATTCACAGAAGTTGGAGATGATTATCTTGTGGCCCGG from Dyadobacter sp. NIV53 carries:
- the radC gene encoding RadC family protein; the protein is MSENDYYNPRKILTWAEEDRPREKLLLKGKSALSDAELIAILIGSGTVKLSAVDVAKGIMNGASNNINDLAKLSLKDLMKNKGVGEAKAITIIAALELGRRRKDTIVEKRRKIMGSQDVYNEMRPHLLDLRHEEFWIILLNRANEVIRPFQISIGGVTGTVADTKMIFKMAIENLASSLILVHNHPSGQLVPSKADRDLTRNIVEAGHILDIPVLDHMIFTDNGFYSFIDSGDM
- a CDS encoding DUF3298 and DUF4163 domain-containing protein, encoding MRLSGYFTLLALFAITLSCNPASKKEVAETVPGLNNGKQNKEKFGYCDSVSNSGVSVRVNLWMPSDSGEVTKEISAQLDKKVIERINSYADSASVASNPEARNSVKAAYEVFAKNYAAFKKEFPDAPGCWEVEVKGDTIMVTPKVFLYQIDHYSFTGGAHPNSFKSLHIFDGKTGAEMEMKTFVSDTAALLKKVEAAFRKTEKLTSDKDLEEEGYFLSNHRFFLPANYSFTRNGILFYYNPYEIAPYVKGVIQFTIPYAELNGMVKKELVF
- a CDS encoding LytTR family DNA-binding domain-containing protein, which codes for MRTLIVDDERLARNELKRLLEPYTKIEIVGEAANADEALIMIEELQPELLFLDIQMPGRNGFELLAAIEGKSPEVIFTTAYDEYAIKAFEFNALDYLLKPIDNERLKDTIHRIEENQALPDVHPSTQERAEKILGETDQVFVKDGEKCWFVKLGKIRLFESMGNYVRLHFDDQKPLVLKSLNNLEERLDPNTYFRANRKHIINLHWIEKIEPWFSGGLLVTLQGGDKIEISRRQAIRFKELMSL
- a CDS encoding sensor histidine kinase, translating into MSKRRIYWLLQIIGWTLLIMFEYVPYALEFGFDLGTFYTAIANILLGIGLTHAYRLVIRKWNWSSLPLPRLALRVLYSVLFLGLVMTLVNQPLDRKVLAENLLNQPLIFWGYYSTWCKNLLAWILSYTVYHYVEQTRLAGYEKIMLRMSMREAESKVLRSQLNPHFTFNALNSIRALVFEDPAKAQISITQLSNILRNSLLADRRKTVDLQEELKTVVDYLELEKVRYEDRLNYSIATNPQAVYWQVPPMMLQTLVENGIKHGVSKEMGGGFVNITSEIEDDILFVTIRNSGNLESTESTNSESGGVGLKNTAERLSILYGKGASFRIFQETERTVCSEVRIPTLSDNAIMIGEND
- a CDS encoding histidine phosphatase family protein — protein: MKRKSIYLIRHGETDFNRRGVVQGSGVNSPLNEWGEAQATAFYNAYQHVPFDKIYTSNLLRTHQTVRGFIKQGIPHESYEGLNEISWGIREGREPNVGDNTYYKELVTAWRNGDIDCAAEGGESPVQVRARQIPVIETILSRPHERNILVAMHGRAMRVLLTVLFNEPLLRMDDYEHSNLCLYKINYSYDTQKFELELSNDITHLLSLEIPQTL